One genomic window of Mycteria americana isolate JAX WOST 10 ecotype Jacksonville Zoo and Gardens chromosome Z, USCA_MyAme_1.0, whole genome shotgun sequence includes the following:
- the KGD4 gene encoding alpha-ketoglutarate dehydrogenase component 4 produces MGSKMAAATRVVQVVKPHTPLIKFPDRKSSPRPEIQESLQASVPSLHASKAQESAGGRSLAFQNISPVSRVQGTPDTSELARTLPQKYRRKLMSDEEIEYIQRGGPE; encoded by the exons ATGGGCAGTAAGATGGCGGCCGCCACTAGGGTCGTGCAG GTAGTCAAGCCGCATACTCCGTTAATTAAGTTCCCGGACAGAAAGAGTAGTCCCAGACCTGAAA TACAGGAATCTCTACAAGCAAGCGTGCCATCTCTCCATGCTTCAAAAGCACAGGAGTCTGCAGGAGGCAGGTCActggcatttcaaaatatttcacctgTTAGTAGAGTACAAGGTACACCAGACACTTCTGAATTAGCAAGAACCTTACCTCAGAAATACAGAAGGAAACTTATGTCAGATGAAGAGATTGAATATATTCAA CGTGGAGGTCCAGAATAA
- the CENPH gene encoding centromere protein H isoform X2: MKQQLTEYSTAFHAGQESYLDHTTEEKCINNATQNLERDMEEVKVSFQNKTLALQRMQFMVALRNKVKQNDNDSRLIMETMQHIVTLSKAVIEYQQQAREKEQKLIDIKRKRFSLKKAGGQKLLQIHTIMKMQKEERASMKVSEKLEKLRNNLQKEREMTTVIQNVFQNIIIGSRVNWAEDPYLKAIVLLLEKNVCFM, translated from the exons ATGAAGCAGCAGCTCACGGAGTACAGCACTGCGTTTCATGCCG GTCAAGAAAGTTACCTGGATCACACCACTGAAGAAAAGTGTATCAATAA tgcCACACAAAATTTGGAAAGAGATATGGAGGAAGTAAAAGTCTCTTTTCAGAACAAGACGCTAGCATTGCAAAG GATGCAGTTTATGGTTGCCCTGAGAAACAAAGTGAAGCAAAATGATAATGACTCACG ACTGATCATGGAAACTATGCAACACATAGTAACGCTCAGCAAGGCAGTAATTGAATATCAGCAG caagcacgtgagaaggaacagaaattgattgacattaaaaggaaaagattct CACTAAAAAAAGCCGGAGGACAGAAACTACTGCAAATTCACAccataatgaaaatgcaaaaggagGAACGAGCAAGTATGAAAGTGAGCGAGAAGCTGGAGAAATTACGTAATAacttacaaaaagaaagagagatgacTACAGTAATTCAAAATGTATTCCAG AACATCATAATTGGAAGCAGAGTTAACTGGGCAGAAGATCCATATTTGAAGGCAATTGTTCTACTGCTtgaaaaaaatgtctgttttatGTAA
- the CENPH gene encoding centromere protein H isoform X1, which produces MLLRLRDLMKQQLTEYSTAFHAGQESYLDHTTEEKCINNATQNLERDMEEVKVSFQNKTLALQRMQFMVALRNKVKQNDNDSRLIMETMQHIVTLSKAVIEYQQQAREKEQKLIDIKRKRFSLKKAGGQKLLQIHTIMKMQKEERASMKVSEKLEKLRNNLQKEREMTTVIQNVFQNIIIGSRVNWAEDPYLKAIVLLLEKNVCFM; this is translated from the exons ATGCTGCTCCG cctgAGGGACCTGATGAAGCAGCAGCTCACGGAGTACAGCACTGCGTTTCATGCCG GTCAAGAAAGTTACCTGGATCACACCACTGAAGAAAAGTGTATCAATAA tgcCACACAAAATTTGGAAAGAGATATGGAGGAAGTAAAAGTCTCTTTTCAGAACAAGACGCTAGCATTGCAAAG GATGCAGTTTATGGTTGCCCTGAGAAACAAAGTGAAGCAAAATGATAATGACTCACG ACTGATCATGGAAACTATGCAACACATAGTAACGCTCAGCAAGGCAGTAATTGAATATCAGCAG caagcacgtgagaaggaacagaaattgattgacattaaaaggaaaagattct CACTAAAAAAAGCCGGAGGACAGAAACTACTGCAAATTCACAccataatgaaaatgcaaaaggagGAACGAGCAAGTATGAAAGTGAGCGAGAAGCTGGAGAAATTACGTAATAacttacaaaaagaaagagagatgacTACAGTAATTCAAAATGTATTCCAG AACATCATAATTGGAAGCAGAGTTAACTGGGCAGAAGATCCATATTTGAAGGCAATTGTTCTACTGCTtgaaaaaaatgtctgttttatGTAA
- the CCNB1 gene encoding G2/mitotic-specific cyclin-B1: MSGGVGGFKPAAVGLSTLLRCCSAMALRVTKHTRAVADAAMKTSLLPVAKRGAAVAAPRMGLRTRTALGDIGNRVAEPRTRAATKKAAVQGGCGREPGARPVLAANRRTLRAAAKEEVPSPVPELQLEPSQVLPARGLPGPQSPTPMETSGCAPSEDMLCQAFSDVLLDVEDVDAEDSADPNLCSDYVKDIYTYLRDLEENQPVRPKYLVDREINGNMRAILIDWLVQVQIKFRLQQETLYLAVAIIDRFLQDNAVPKKMLQLVGVTAMFVASKYEEMFPPHIGDFAYVTDNTYTKFQICQMEMKILQALNFGLSRPLPPHFLRRASKIAEVDLEQHVLAKYLMELSIVDYDMVHFPPSKTAAAASCLALKLLNGCEWTPTLQHYTSYTESDLLPAMQHIAKNVILVNEGVTVLTAIKNKYASSKNARISTTALLDSPIIWNLAQPLMKKS, from the exons ATGAGCGGCGGCGTTGGGGGGTTTAAACCCGCGGCGGTTGGGCTGAGCACCCTGCTCCGCTGCTGCTCCGCCATGGCGCTCCGGGTGACCAAG cACACGCGAGCGGTGGCCGACGCTGCCATGAAGACCAGCCTGCTGCCTGTCGCCAAGcgcggggcggcggtggcggccccCAGGATGGGGCTGCGCACCCGCACCGCCCTGGGGGACATCGGCAACCGCGTCGCTGAGCCGAGGACGCGGGCTGCCACCAAGAAGGCGGCGGTGCAGGGGGGCTGCGGGCGAGAGCCGGGCGCCAGACCCGTGCTCGCCGCCAACAGGAGGACGCTGAGGGCCGCCGCCAAGGAAGAGGTGCCGTCACCAGTCCCGGAGCTCCAGCTGGAGCCCTCCCAGGTACTGCCCGCCCGCGGGCTCCCTGGG CCTCAGTCTCCAACCCCCATGGAGACATCTGGATGTGCCCCATCAGAGGACATGCTGTGTCAGGCTTTTTCTGATGTCTTGCTTGATGTGGAAGATGTAGATGCAGAAGACAGTGCTGACCCAAACCTCTGCAGTGACTATGTGAAGGACATCTACACCTATCTCAGAGACCTTGAG GAAAATCAACCTGTCAGACCCAAATACCTGGTCGACCGGGAAATCAATGGGAACATGCGTGCCATACTAATAGACTGGCTTGTGCAAGTACAGATAAAATTCAGACTCCAGCAGGAGACCTTGTACCTGGCAGTTGCTATCATTGATCGCTTCCTGCAG GACAATGCTGTTCCCAAGAAGATGTTGCAGCTGGTTGGTGTCACAGCTATGTTTGTTGCCAGCAAATACGAAGAGATGTTTCCCCCACATATTGGAGACTTTGCCTATGTGACTGATAACACTTACACAAAGTTCCAAATCTGCCAGATGGAGATGAAGATCCTGCAAGCCCTGAACTTTGGTCTGAGTCGCCCTCTCCCTCCACACTTCCTAAGGAGGGCTTCAAAGATTGCAGAG GTGGACTTGGAACAGCATGTTCTGGCCAAGTACCTGATGGAGTTGTCCATTGTGGACTACGATATGGTTCACTTCCCTCCATCCAAGACTGCAGCGGCTGCTTCCTGTTTGGCTCTGAAACTCCTCAATGGATGTGAGTGG ACACCAACTCTGCAACACTACACGTCTTACACTGAGAGTGACCTTCTCCCAGCTATGCAGCACATAGCAAAGAATGTAATTCTTGTCAATGAGGGTGTTACCGTGCTGACG GCAATCAAGAACAAATATGCCAGCAGCAAAAATGCCAGGATAAGCACCACTGCACTGCTGGACTCTCCCATCATATGGAATCTAGCGCAACCGCTGATGAAGAAGTCGTAA